In the Salvelinus fontinalis isolate EN_2023a chromosome 34, ASM2944872v1, whole genome shotgun sequence genome, one interval contains:
- the LOC129833278 gene encoding platelet endothelial cell adhesion molecule-like isoform X1 has product MDSPPLYLPLLLLTCLLTLWQGAGAQSLFTIDSVTLKLDPSGEVTSGTLLDLNCEVSVSHDQSHPLTHSFNFLRDDVLVYSKNTTEPAVLHQLTPARAANSGTYKCQVIVQDKSKGSRTHRLTVTGLQTPVLQVTSQILFEGEEVTATCSAPDESGSLFFHFYQDQEKIKQVRASGNSVETRLELKHAGDKHLRCYFEIIMQPDAGRSNNSNTVKVMVKELFFTPVMNILPGKDVIEGDIVEFVCRVVNPPPNVVVFLTKDKRVLKSAFISLNHSLSVLAEDSGEYVCKADRGNVQKEAYESIKVKELFSKPVLVMKPREVFETQRFTLNCDTDRYSHERINIGDVKYSLYRNQVLLTSGGKYSATAHPSLNGNYSCQAQAQGRGQTKKIFKNSTQIVLKAKVPVSVPLLSVVGGRLILGKPFQLQCQSDNGSLPITYTLLSPHRQAEFRVVHSPWDLAHFNITSIHRSIDIHSFSCKAENYPSQPHMESSGEHLRRTATIIEPVSRPVLTVTPNMGDVAEGEDLTLTCTVQWGTPPITYTWYHTKSALPLLSKTTNDMRLSHSVQGVSRKHGGGYYCVTNNPSNDSQRSAMVTVGVKLAGWKKGLIAAFCILLTVSLIIIILVKKCLLPFRRERTVELSVKPASTKTDETLRLTHGKVNEAANVTPGVMGRSVWSDHVSGSESDDQTSEETTEAPEPQYTEVHPQEIDPTRAPVKKGTDTVYSEVRNSNQGESESEQADSQGSVEYAQLNHNDHESEEPEHEPDHEPRPEPEHEPDHEPRPEPEHEPDQEPRHEPEHEPEQGSEQDGQLE; this is encoded by the exons ATGGACTCCCCACCACTCTACCTGCCTCTGCTGCTGCTGACCTGTCTGCTCACCCTCT GGCAAGGGGCAGGAGCTCAGTCAT TATTCACCATAGATAGTGTGACACTCAAACTGGACCCAAGTGGCGAGGTAACCAGTGGGACCTTGTTGGACCTGAACTGTGAGGTCAGCGTCAGCCATGACCAGTCCCACCCCCTGACACACAGCTTCAACTTCCTGCGAGACGATGTCCTGGTCTACTCCAAAAACACCACGGAACCTGCGGTCCTTCACCAGCTCACCCCGGCCAGGGCTGCCAACTCTGGCACTTACAAGTGCCAGGTCATAGTTCAAGACAAGAGCAAAGGCAGCAGAACCCACAGACTCACCGTCACAG GCTTACAGACGCCTGTGCTGCAGGTGACCTCCCAGATCCTgtttgagggggaagaggtgacAGCTACCTGCAGCGCCCCAGATGAGTCTGGCTCCCTGTTCTTCCACTTCTACCAGGACCAGGAGAAGATCAAGCAGGTGAGGGCCAGTGGGAACTCAGTGGAGACCAGGCTGGAGCTGAAGCATGCTGGGGACAAACACCTGCGCTGTTACTTTGAAATCATCATGCAGCCCGACGCTGGGAGGTCCAACAACAGTAACACTGTCAAGGTCATGGTCAAAG AACTTTTCTTCACACCCGTCATGAACATTCTTCCTGGTAAAGACGTGATTGAGGGTGACATTGTTGAGTTTGTCTGTCGAGTGGTGAACCCCCCACCCAATGTGGTGGTCTTCCTGACCAAGGACAAGAGGGTGCTTAAGTCAGCCTTCATTAGTCTCAATCATTCGCTCAGTGTCCTGGCAGAGGACTCTGGGGAGTATGTGTGCAAGGCGGACAGAGGCAATGTGCAGAAAGAAGCCTATGAGAGCATCAAAGTCAAAG AGTTGTTTTCCAAGCCAGTCCTGGTGATGAAGCCCAGAGAGGTGTTTGAGACACAGCGCTTCACACTGAACTGTGATACTGACCGCTATTCCCATGAGAGAATCAACATTGGGGACGTGAAGTACTCCTTGTACAGGAACCAGGTCCTACTGACATCAGGAGGGAAATACAGTGCCACAGCACACCCCTCTCTTAATGGAAATTACTCCTGCCAGGCCCAAGCCCAAGGAAGAGGCCAAACCAAAAAGATCTTCAAAAACAGCACACAGATTGTCCTCAAGGCAAAAG TGCCTGTGTCAGTCCCTCTTCTGAGTGTGGTAGGAGGCAGGTTGATCCTGGGCAAGCCCTTCCAGCTCCAGTGTCAGAGTGACAACGGTAGTCTGCCCATCACCTACACCCTGCTGAGCCCCCACAGACAAGCTGAGTTCAGGGTGGTCCATAGTCCCTGGGATCTGGCCCACTTCAACATCACCTCCATCCACAGGAGCATTGACATCCACAGCTTCTCCTGCAAGGCCGAGAACTACCCCAGTCAGCCCCACATGGAGAGCTCAGGAGAGCACCTCCGACGCACTGCCACCATCATAG AGCCAGTGTCCAGGCCAGTACTGACCGTGACACCCAACATGGGGGACGTGGCTGAGGGGGAGGACCTGACCCTAACCTGCACTGTCCAGTGGGGCACGCCCCCCATCACCTACACATGGTATCACACAAAGAGTGCCCTGCCCCTGCTGTCCAAGACTACCAACGATATGCGATTATCCCACTCGGTTCAAGGTGTCAGTAGAAAGCATGGAGGCGGATACTACTGCGTCACTAACAACCCATCCAATGACAGCCAGAGGAGTGCCATGGTCACTGTTGGAG TGAAGTTGGCTGGCTGGAAGAAGGGGCTGATCGCAGCATTCTGCATCCTGCTCACAGTGTCTCTCATCATCATTATCCTCGTTAAGAAATGCCTTCTTCCAttcagaagagagagaacagtggAACTCTCAGT GAAGCCAGCAAGCACTAAAACAGACGAGACTCTGAGACTGACCCATGGAAAAGTAAATGAGGCTGCCAATG TCACTCCTGGGGTCATGGGAAGGAGCGTCTGGAGTGATCACGTCTCAGGCTCAG AGTCTGACGACCAGACCAGCGAGGAAACTACTGAGGCACCTGAGCCACAATACACTGAGGTCCATCCCCAGGAGATAGACCCCACCAGAG CCCCCGTGAAGAAAGGCACAGACACTGTGTACAGCGAAGTGCGGAATTCGAATCAAG GTGAGTCAGAGTCCGAACAAGCTGACAGC CAAGGCTCAGTTGAGTATGCCCAGTTAAACCACAATGACCATGAGTCAGAAGAACCAGAGCATGAACCAGACCATGAACCCCGGCCTGAACCAGAGCACGAACCAGACCATGAACCCCGGCCTGAACCAGAGCACGAACCAGACCAAGAACCCCGGCATGAACCAGAGCACGAACCAGAACAAGGATCAGAGCAAGACGGACAACTTGAATGA
- the LOC129833278 gene encoding platelet endothelial cell adhesion molecule-like isoform X2 → MDSPPLYLPLLLLTCLLTLWQGAGAQSLFTIDSVTLKLDPSGEVTSGTLLDLNCEVSVSHDQSHPLTHSFNFLRDDVLVYSKNTTEPAVLHQLTPARAANSGTYKCQVIVQDKSKGSRTHRLTVTGLQTPVLQVTSQILFEGEEVTATCSAPDESGSLFFHFYQDQEKIKQVRASGNSVETRLELKHAGDKHLRCYFEIIMQPDAGRSNNSNTVKVMVKELFFTPVMNILPGKDVIEGDIVEFVCRVVNPPPNVVVFLTKDKRVLKSAFISLNHSLSVLAEDSGEYVCKADRGNVQKEAYESIKVKELFSKPVLVMKPREVFETQRFTLNCDTDRYSHERINIGDVKYSLYRNQVLLTSGGKYSATAHPSLNGNYSCQAQAQGRGQTKKIFKNSTQIVLKAKVPVSVPLLSVVGGRLILGKPFQLQCQSDNGSLPITYTLLSPHRQAEFRVVHSPWDLAHFNITSIHRSIDIHSFSCKAENYPSQPHMESSGEHLRRTATIIEPVSRPVLTVTPNMGDVAEGEDLTLTCTVQWGTPPITYTWYHTKSALPLLSKTTNDMRLSHSVQGVSRKHGGGYYCVTNNPSNDSQRSAMVTVGVKLAGWKKGLIAAFCILLTVSLIIIILVKKCLLPFRRERTVELSVKPASTKTDETLRLTHGKVNEAANVTPGVMGRSVWSDHVSGSESDDQTSEETTEAPEPQYTEVHPQEIDPTRAPVKKGTDTVYSEVRNSNQARLS, encoded by the exons ATGGACTCCCCACCACTCTACCTGCCTCTGCTGCTGCTGACCTGTCTGCTCACCCTCT GGCAAGGGGCAGGAGCTCAGTCAT TATTCACCATAGATAGTGTGACACTCAAACTGGACCCAAGTGGCGAGGTAACCAGTGGGACCTTGTTGGACCTGAACTGTGAGGTCAGCGTCAGCCATGACCAGTCCCACCCCCTGACACACAGCTTCAACTTCCTGCGAGACGATGTCCTGGTCTACTCCAAAAACACCACGGAACCTGCGGTCCTTCACCAGCTCACCCCGGCCAGGGCTGCCAACTCTGGCACTTACAAGTGCCAGGTCATAGTTCAAGACAAGAGCAAAGGCAGCAGAACCCACAGACTCACCGTCACAG GCTTACAGACGCCTGTGCTGCAGGTGACCTCCCAGATCCTgtttgagggggaagaggtgacAGCTACCTGCAGCGCCCCAGATGAGTCTGGCTCCCTGTTCTTCCACTTCTACCAGGACCAGGAGAAGATCAAGCAGGTGAGGGCCAGTGGGAACTCAGTGGAGACCAGGCTGGAGCTGAAGCATGCTGGGGACAAACACCTGCGCTGTTACTTTGAAATCATCATGCAGCCCGACGCTGGGAGGTCCAACAACAGTAACACTGTCAAGGTCATGGTCAAAG AACTTTTCTTCACACCCGTCATGAACATTCTTCCTGGTAAAGACGTGATTGAGGGTGACATTGTTGAGTTTGTCTGTCGAGTGGTGAACCCCCCACCCAATGTGGTGGTCTTCCTGACCAAGGACAAGAGGGTGCTTAAGTCAGCCTTCATTAGTCTCAATCATTCGCTCAGTGTCCTGGCAGAGGACTCTGGGGAGTATGTGTGCAAGGCGGACAGAGGCAATGTGCAGAAAGAAGCCTATGAGAGCATCAAAGTCAAAG AGTTGTTTTCCAAGCCAGTCCTGGTGATGAAGCCCAGAGAGGTGTTTGAGACACAGCGCTTCACACTGAACTGTGATACTGACCGCTATTCCCATGAGAGAATCAACATTGGGGACGTGAAGTACTCCTTGTACAGGAACCAGGTCCTACTGACATCAGGAGGGAAATACAGTGCCACAGCACACCCCTCTCTTAATGGAAATTACTCCTGCCAGGCCCAAGCCCAAGGAAGAGGCCAAACCAAAAAGATCTTCAAAAACAGCACACAGATTGTCCTCAAGGCAAAAG TGCCTGTGTCAGTCCCTCTTCTGAGTGTGGTAGGAGGCAGGTTGATCCTGGGCAAGCCCTTCCAGCTCCAGTGTCAGAGTGACAACGGTAGTCTGCCCATCACCTACACCCTGCTGAGCCCCCACAGACAAGCTGAGTTCAGGGTGGTCCATAGTCCCTGGGATCTGGCCCACTTCAACATCACCTCCATCCACAGGAGCATTGACATCCACAGCTTCTCCTGCAAGGCCGAGAACTACCCCAGTCAGCCCCACATGGAGAGCTCAGGAGAGCACCTCCGACGCACTGCCACCATCATAG AGCCAGTGTCCAGGCCAGTACTGACCGTGACACCCAACATGGGGGACGTGGCTGAGGGGGAGGACCTGACCCTAACCTGCACTGTCCAGTGGGGCACGCCCCCCATCACCTACACATGGTATCACACAAAGAGTGCCCTGCCCCTGCTGTCCAAGACTACCAACGATATGCGATTATCCCACTCGGTTCAAGGTGTCAGTAGAAAGCATGGAGGCGGATACTACTGCGTCACTAACAACCCATCCAATGACAGCCAGAGGAGTGCCATGGTCACTGTTGGAG TGAAGTTGGCTGGCTGGAAGAAGGGGCTGATCGCAGCATTCTGCATCCTGCTCACAGTGTCTCTCATCATCATTATCCTCGTTAAGAAATGCCTTCTTCCAttcagaagagagagaacagtggAACTCTCAGT GAAGCCAGCAAGCACTAAAACAGACGAGACTCTGAGACTGACCCATGGAAAAGTAAATGAGGCTGCCAATG TCACTCCTGGGGTCATGGGAAGGAGCGTCTGGAGTGATCACGTCTCAGGCTCAG AGTCTGACGACCAGACCAGCGAGGAAACTACTGAGGCACCTGAGCCACAATACACTGAGGTCCATCCCCAGGAGATAGACCCCACCAGAG CCCCCGTGAAGAAAGGCACAGACACTGTGTACAGCGAAGTGCGGAATTCGAATCAAG CAAGGCTCAGTTGA